From the Flavimarina sp. Hel_I_48 genome, one window contains:
- the htpG gene encoding molecular chaperone HtpG, whose translation MSTGKINVAVENIFPLIKKFLYSDHEIFLRELVSNATDATLKLKHLTNIGEAKVEYGSPYVEVKIDEEGKKLHIIDQGVGMTEEEVRKYINDIAFSGAEEFLDKYKEAGKESGIIGHFGLGFYSAFMVAKKVEIITKSAIDQDAPAMHWECDGSPEFTLTETEKNTHGSEIILHIADDSEEFLKKSRIQELLSKYNKFMPIPIKFGTTEEEIPLPEDAAEDAEPETKTVDNIINNPNPAWTKQPTELEEKDYKGFYRELYPMQFEEPLFHIHLNVDYPFNLTGILYFPRLNQDMNAQRDRIQLYQNQVFVTDNVEGIVPEFLTMLRGVIDSPDIPLNVSRSYLQADGAVKKISSYITRKVADKLNQLFNDDRADFEKKWNDIKIVIEYGMLSEDKFFEKAQKFALYPTVDGSFHTFDELQEKIKEKQTDKDGKLVVLYASEQDKQHQYIKAAKAKGYDVLLLDSPIVPHLIQKIEGEKENISFVRVDGDHVDNLIKKDEDQISKLSDEEKETLKTTLEETIANKSYNVQLQPMDSGSAPFIITQPEFMRRMKEMQQTGGGGGMFGMGNMPDMYNLVVNTNHELVSEILNTKTKKKQERLIKQSLDLARLSQGLLKGAELTDFVKRSYDMIK comes from the coding sequence ATGTCAACAGGTAAAATAAATGTTGCTGTAGAAAACATCTTTCCACTTATTAAGAAGTTTTTGTACAGCGATCACGAGATCTTTTTGAGGGAACTTGTGTCTAATGCAACTGATGCAACTTTAAAATTGAAGCATCTTACTAATATAGGGGAAGCCAAAGTAGAATATGGTAGTCCCTATGTTGAAGTTAAGATAGATGAAGAAGGTAAAAAACTTCATATTATAGATCAGGGTGTGGGTATGACCGAAGAGGAAGTACGCAAATACATCAATGACATTGCCTTTTCTGGTGCAGAAGAATTTCTTGATAAGTACAAAGAAGCTGGTAAAGAAAGCGGAATTATAGGTCATTTTGGTCTTGGTTTCTATTCGGCTTTTATGGTTGCTAAAAAAGTGGAGATCATTACAAAATCTGCCATTGATCAGGATGCTCCTGCCATGCACTGGGAATGTGATGGTTCTCCGGAGTTTACCCTTACGGAAACTGAAAAAAACACACATGGTTCTGAAATCATTTTGCACATTGCAGATGATAGCGAAGAATTCTTGAAAAAATCAAGGATTCAGGAACTTTTGAGCAAGTACAACAAGTTCATGCCTATCCCAATTAAATTTGGTACCACAGAGGAGGAAATTCCTTTGCCGGAAGATGCCGCGGAAGACGCAGAACCTGAAACTAAAACCGTTGATAATATAATCAACAATCCCAACCCGGCGTGGACCAAGCAGCCAACAGAACTTGAGGAAAAAGACTATAAAGGTTTTTACCGTGAGCTGTATCCCATGCAATTTGAGGAGCCGCTTTTCCACATTCACCTGAATGTTGATTATCCTTTCAACCTTACAGGGATTCTTTATTTCCCCAGGTTAAACCAGGACATGAATGCACAACGTGACCGCATTCAGTTATATCAAAATCAGGTATTTGTAACGGATAACGTTGAAGGTATCGTTCCAGAATTTTTGACCATGTTACGTGGTGTGATTGATTCTCCTGATATTCCGCTTAACGTTTCCCGTTCCTATTTGCAGGCTGATGGCGCCGTAAAGAAAATAAGCAGCTACATTACCAGAAAAGTTGCTGATAAGCTTAACCAACTCTTTAATGATGATCGTGCCGATTTTGAGAAAAAGTGGAACGATATTAAAATCGTTATTGAATATGGTATGTTGAGCGAAGATAAGTTCTTTGAAAAAGCCCAGAAATTTGCACTTTACCCTACCGTAGATGGAAGCTTCCATACTTTTGATGAATTACAGGAAAAAATAAAGGAAAAGCAAACCGATAAAGATGGCAAACTGGTCGTGCTTTATGCTTCTGAACAGGATAAGCAACACCAATATATTAAAGCTGCAAAAGCAAAAGGTTACGATGTATTGCTTCTTGATTCTCCAATAGTTCCGCACTTGATTCAAAAGATTGAAGGTGAGAAGGAAAATATAAGTTTTGTACGTGTAGATGGTGACCACGTTGACAATCTGATCAAAAAAGATGAAGACCAGATTTCTAAACTTTCTGATGAGGAAAAGGAAACTTTAAAAACAACGCTTGAGGAAACTATCGCAAATAAGTCCTATAATGTGCAATTACAGCCTATGGATAGCGGTTCTGCTCCCTTTATCATCACGCAGCCAGAATTTATGCGTCGTATGAAAGAAATGCAACAGACCGGCGGCGGTGGTGGCATGTTTGGTATGGGCAATATGCCAGATATGTACAACCTTGTGGTAAATACTAACCATGAACTGGTTTCCGAAATTCTAAATACCAAGACCAAGAAAAAGCAGGAACGTTTGATCAAACAATCCCTTGATCTTGCTCGTCTTTCTCAAGGTCTATTAAAAGGCGCAGAGCTTACTGATTTTGTAAAGCGCTCCTATGATATGATCAAATAA
- the thiM gene encoding hydroxyethylthiazole kinase, giving the protein MNENLWNNIKLLREKSPLVHNITNYVVMNNTANALLAIGASPIMAHAHEEMESMVNICQVLVVNIGTLDEYWATSMILAAKHANTLKKPWVLDPVGAGATPYRNQVLTDLLKLQPTIIRGNASEILALAKHNTTNTKGVDSSAESSEAIEAAKVLNDKYGSVVCVSGATDIILDNQREIHLKNGHELMSKITGMGCSATAIVAGFAAVIPNKVDAVTTAMAILGVAGQLAAQDSKGPGSLQMHILDKLYNLTEEEFNSTLKLQVERKQ; this is encoded by the coding sequence ATGAACGAGAACCTTTGGAACAACATTAAACTTCTCAGAGAAAAGTCCCCGTTGGTGCACAACATCACAAATTATGTGGTGATGAACAACACGGCAAATGCACTTCTTGCAATCGGTGCTTCCCCTATCATGGCGCACGCCCATGAGGAAATGGAAAGTATGGTGAACATCTGCCAGGTGCTGGTGGTCAATATTGGAACCTTAGATGAATACTGGGCAACTTCTATGATACTAGCCGCTAAACACGCAAATACGCTCAAGAAACCGTGGGTTCTGGATCCCGTGGGCGCAGGCGCCACTCCGTATCGCAATCAAGTCCTGACAGATCTACTAAAACTTCAGCCAACGATCATTCGAGGGAATGCCTCTGAAATACTGGCCCTTGCCAAACACAATACCACGAACACAAAAGGCGTGGATAGTTCCGCGGAAAGTAGTGAAGCCATTGAGGCTGCCAAGGTTTTAAATGACAAATATGGTAGCGTGGTCTGCGTCTCTGGCGCAACAGATATTATTCTGGATAACCAACGGGAAATCCACCTCAAAAACGGCCACGAATTGATGTCAAAAATCACCGGAATGGGTTGTAGTGCCACTGCCATTGTTGCGGGGTTTGCCGCGGTCATCCCTAACAAAGTCGATGCAGTGACGACCGCGATGGCAATTCTGGGCGTTGCTGGGCAATTAGCCGCGCAAGACAGCAAGGGTCCAGGGAGTTTGCAAATGCATATTCTTGACAAGCTTTATAATCTCACAGAAGAAGAATTTAATTCCACTTTAAAATTACAAGTTGAACGTAAGCAATAA
- the thiE gene encoding thiamine phosphate synthase, with protein MNVSNKQFPFKLYLVLSEEACIHKHFLQVAEEAVKGGVDVVQLREKNCDTLVFQQKALKLKELLETYDVPLIINDNLEVAINVNAYGIHVGTSDIPPSKVAQLWTKTPCIGYSIEDLDQLTTRETAAADYLGISPVFKTSTKTDTIIEWGLEGINKIKSLTDKPLVAIGNMNAKNVQEVIQAGADCIAVVSAICASAHPVKAAEQLRNEIEKA; from the coding sequence TTGAACGTAAGCAATAAGCAATTTCCATTTAAGCTCTATTTGGTACTTTCGGAAGAGGCGTGCATTCATAAACACTTTCTCCAAGTTGCAGAAGAAGCGGTCAAGGGAGGAGTTGATGTTGTACAACTACGGGAAAAGAACTGTGACACATTGGTTTTTCAACAAAAGGCGCTTAAGCTCAAAGAACTTTTGGAAACCTATGATGTGCCACTGATCATCAATGACAATTTAGAGGTTGCTATAAATGTAAACGCCTATGGAATCCATGTGGGCACTTCAGACATTCCACCATCCAAAGTAGCCCAATTATGGACAAAAACGCCCTGTATTGGCTATTCTATAGAAGATTTGGATCAGCTGACAACCAGGGAAACGGCGGCAGCGGATTATCTGGGTATAAGTCCGGTTTTCAAAACATCCACAAAAACCGATACCATCATAGAATGGGGCCTGGAGGGAATTAATAAAATAAAGAGTTTGACGGATAAACCTTTAGTGGCCATAGGCAACATGAACGCTAAAAATGTACAGGAGGTCATACAGGCAGGAGCGGATTGTATCGCGGTAGTTTCAGCGATATGTGCCTCAGCACATCCTGTAAAGGCAGCAGAACAACTTAGAAACGAAATCGAAAAGGCATGA
- the thiD gene encoding bifunctional hydroxymethylpyrimidine kinase/phosphomethylpyrimidine kinase, whose protein sequence is MIQKKYKYPSVLTIAGFDGSGGAGIQADIKTISALGCYATSVLTALPVQNTTGVKSIFNIPEHVVGDQIDAILEDIFPDAVKIGMVHTSKLVNIITEKLKDFPELPIVFDPVMVATSGHKLIQEETIETIIKKLFPLAAVLTPNLDEAAILAKMEIHNVEDMKLAGSKIMKLGCKSVLLKGGHLKSEKLTSLYFSADGMVETYTFQKFDTNNTHGSGCTLSSAIASYIARGASLEEAVRQGQNYIHQAILEGKDVAVGKGNGPVNHFFNPQKLIKNELDR, encoded by the coding sequence ATGATTCAAAAAAAATATAAATATCCATCTGTGCTCACCATAGCTGGATTTGATGGCAGCGGTGGTGCCGGTATACAGGCAGATATTAAAACCATATCCGCATTGGGCTGTTATGCAACTTCGGTATTGACCGCGCTTCCAGTCCAAAACACCACGGGGGTAAAATCCATTTTTAATATCCCAGAACATGTTGTGGGTGATCAGATCGATGCAATTCTTGAAGATATTTTTCCTGATGCCGTTAAGATAGGCATGGTGCACACCTCAAAATTGGTCAACATCATTACCGAAAAACTCAAAGATTTTCCAGAATTACCTATCGTTTTTGACCCTGTAATGGTCGCTACCAGCGGTCATAAACTTATTCAGGAAGAAACGATCGAAACCATTATTAAAAAACTTTTCCCTTTAGCGGCAGTACTTACGCCTAATCTGGACGAGGCTGCTATTTTAGCAAAAATGGAAATTCACAATGTGGAAGACATGAAGCTTGCCGGAAGCAAAATAATGAAGTTGGGATGTAAATCGGTTTTGCTGAAAGGCGGCCATTTAAAGTCCGAAAAACTTACTTCCCTCTATTTTTCTGCGGATGGCATGGTTGAAACTTACACGTTCCAGAAATTCGATACGAATAATACACACGGTTCTGGCTGCACGCTATCTTCCGCAATTGCTTCTTATATCGCTCGGGGCGCATCGTTAGAAGAGGCAGTTCGTCAAGGGCAAAACTATATTCATCAGGCGATTTTAGAAGGTAAAGATGTCGCCGTAGGAAAGGGCAACGGACCGGTAAATCACTTTTTTAATCCTCAAAAACTTATAAAAAATGAATTGGACAGATAA
- the tenA gene encoding thiaminase II, translating into MNWTDNAWSQIEAIYEQTITMPFIKELQNGSLPLEKFQFYMSQDSFYLEHFARSLALIAARAQNIDHALTFTRFAEGAIVVEKALHDSYFQEYGLAHRGIIEPTSHHYICFLKSTAALEQVEVAMAAVLPCFWIYKKVGDYIYENKKAGDNPYNKWIETYAGEEFGLLVEQAKSICDTVADNLTACKQENMTEAFVTASRLEFMFWDSAYKVQSWKV; encoded by the coding sequence ATGAATTGGACAGATAACGCCTGGTCACAAATTGAAGCTATTTACGAGCAAACCATTACTATGCCATTCATAAAGGAACTACAAAATGGCTCTTTACCTCTGGAAAAATTTCAGTTTTATATGAGTCAGGATTCTTTTTATCTGGAACACTTTGCGCGAAGCCTGGCACTAATCGCAGCAAGGGCACAAAATATTGATCACGCATTGACTTTTACCCGCTTCGCGGAAGGTGCCATTGTGGTAGAAAAAGCACTGCACGATTCATATTTTCAAGAATACGGCCTTGCCCACCGCGGCATCATAGAACCCACCTCCCATCATTACATATGTTTTCTAAAGAGTACCGCGGCCCTGGAGCAGGTAGAAGTAGCTATGGCTGCAGTTTTACCCTGCTTCTGGATCTATAAAAAAGTAGGGGATTATATCTATGAAAATAAAAAAGCCGGGGATAATCCTTATAACAAATGGATTGAAACCTATGCAGGAGAAGAATTTGGTTTACTGGTAGAACAGGCGAAATCCATTTGTGACACTGTAGCAGATAATCTTACTGCATGCAAACAGGAAAATATGACCGAAGCCTTCGTTACGGCGAGCAGGTTAGAGTTTATGTTCTGGGACAGTGCTTATAAAGTACAATCCTGGAAAGTTTAA
- the secDF gene encoding protein translocase subunit SecDF, whose product MQNKGLIKVFAILFGLVSLYQLSFTYFTNSVEDKAEVFAESKVPASTDDYVERRGEVKKIYLDSIGNDPIAVGITYNDAKEKELNKGLDLKGGMNAILEISVADILRGLSNNSQDPAFNQALSEAAEAQKTSQQDFLEDFNEAYQNIPGDNSLASPDLFANTTLGEKVNFNMSNDEVIDVLRTEVDESINSAFEVLRNRIDKFGVTQPNIQRLDNRSRILIELPGATDIERVKFQLESTAQLEFYKTYFAGDVAEYLFNANNTLKELIAPADDAAVAQDTTESDEDDAINDLLASEEDTTSAAAGNNPLFEIFQFNPYIQQNPQTAVLGYAAVQDTATINRYLSKPEIIRERPQNLRFAKFRWGVTESEDSNIVPLYALQSDRAGTAAMDGDIVQDSRQQYTQTGLPSVGIDFEGQGPSQWAKITREVAQQGNAIAIVLDDVVYSAATAKQEIPNGATEISGNFTVNKAQDLANVLKAGKLPASAKIISYDVVGPSLGQEAINSGLTSFLLALLLVLAWMIFYYGKAGWYADIALAVNILFIFGILAGLGAVLTLPGIAGIVLTIGMSVDANVLIFERIKEEMAKGKSQRDAIKDGFNNALSSILDANITTFLTALILFLFGTGPIQGFATTLMIGIATSLFTAIFITRLFIDSYGKNGKVLAFSTPATRTLFQNTNVDFLSKRKIAYTFSGVLILISIISFFTNGLDQGVDFVGGRNYTVRFDHPVNASDAESNLTAEFGSAQAKTYGDANQLKITTKYKIEDEGTEIDNEIQQKLFTALKSYLPASITYDQFIKGSNDEKIGILGYNKVGPTIANDIKRDSLWAVIGSLIVVFLYILLRFRRWQFSLGAVVAVFHDVIIVLGIFSLTYKFLPFNMEIDQSFIAAILTVIGYSLNDTVVVFDRIREYLNEHDATRKMGTIINQAINSTISRTLNTSMTTLIVLLAIFIFGGASIMGFMFALIVGVVVGTYSSIFIATPVMFDTVEKKALKHKIEREEEEVAH is encoded by the coding sequence ATGCAGAATAAAGGACTCATCAAGGTATTTGCGATTTTATTTGGGCTGGTAAGTTTATACCAACTCTCGTTCACCTATTTTACCAATTCCGTAGAGGATAAGGCAGAGGTTTTTGCGGAAAGCAAGGTGCCTGCATCCACTGACGATTATGTGGAGCGTAGGGGCGAGGTGAAAAAGATATATCTGGATTCCATAGGAAATGATCCTATTGCCGTAGGTATTACGTATAATGACGCTAAGGAAAAAGAACTCAACAAAGGGCTTGACCTTAAAGGTGGTATGAACGCCATTTTGGAAATTTCTGTAGCAGATATTTTACGAGGCCTGAGCAACAACAGCCAGGACCCGGCATTTAACCAGGCGCTTAGTGAGGCTGCCGAAGCTCAAAAAACAAGTCAGCAGGATTTTCTTGAAGATTTCAACGAAGCTTACCAGAATATCCCTGGCGACAATAGCCTCGCCTCTCCAGATCTTTTTGCAAATACGACACTGGGGGAAAAGGTTAACTTCAACATGAGCAATGATGAAGTGATAGACGTTTTACGTACGGAAGTGGACGAGTCCATAAATTCTGCTTTTGAAGTGTTGCGCAACCGTATCGATAAATTCGGTGTTACTCAGCCCAATATTCAGCGTCTAGATAACCGCTCGCGTATCCTTATAGAACTTCCCGGCGCTACCGATATTGAGCGTGTGAAGTTTCAATTGGAAAGTACTGCACAATTAGAGTTTTACAAAACCTACTTTGCCGGTGATGTTGCAGAATATCTTTTTAATGCAAACAATACCCTTAAAGAACTAATAGCACCGGCAGACGATGCCGCAGTCGCTCAGGATACTACCGAATCAGACGAAGATGATGCGATCAATGACCTGCTTGCCAGTGAAGAAGATACTACCAGTGCTGCAGCTGGCAACAATCCTTTATTTGAGATATTTCAGTTTAACCCTTACATTCAGCAGAACCCACAAACGGCCGTTTTGGGTTATGCCGCTGTACAGGATACCGCTACGATAAACAGATATCTTTCTAAACCAGAAATCATACGTGAACGCCCTCAGAATTTGCGTTTCGCTAAATTCCGTTGGGGAGTTACCGAAAGTGAAGATTCCAATATAGTTCCTTTGTACGCTCTACAATCTGACCGTGCCGGTACTGCCGCTATGGATGGTGATATCGTACAGGATTCAAGACAGCAATATACGCAGACGGGTCTTCCTTCCGTAGGTATCGACTTTGAAGGTCAGGGACCTTCGCAATGGGCAAAAATAACACGTGAAGTAGCACAGCAGGGGAATGCGATCGCCATTGTTCTTGATGATGTGGTTTATTCTGCAGCAACTGCAAAACAGGAAATTCCTAATGGTGCCACTGAAATATCCGGGAATTTTACCGTAAATAAAGCACAGGATCTTGCGAATGTTCTAAAAGCAGGTAAACTTCCTGCTTCCGCTAAAATCATCTCGTATGATGTGGTAGGGCCATCACTTGGTCAGGAAGCGATAAATAGTGGTTTAACCTCGTTTCTTCTGGCACTTTTACTTGTTCTTGCCTGGATGATCTTTTACTATGGCAAAGCCGGCTGGTATGCTGATATTGCACTTGCGGTAAACATTCTATTTATATTTGGAATTCTCGCCGGTCTTGGAGCGGTTCTTACCTTGCCGGGTATTGCAGGTATCGTTTTGACCATAGGTATGTCTGTAGATGCGAACGTACTTATCTTTGAAAGGATCAAGGAAGAAATGGCTAAAGGCAAATCGCAGCGGGATGCCATTAAAGATGGTTTTAACAACGCATTGTCCTCTATTTTAGATGCAAACATCACTACGTTTTTAACTGCATTGATCTTGTTCTTGTTCGGTACAGGACCTATTCAGGGTTTTGCGACCACGTTGATGATAGGTATCGCTACTTCTTTGTTTACTGCAATTTTCATCACCCGTCTATTTATTGACAGCTACGGAAAAAATGGAAAAGTATTGGCCTTTTCAACTCCAGCAACGAGAACTTTATTCCAGAATACGAATGTTGATTTTCTTAGTAAACGTAAAATCGCGTATACATTTAGTGGTGTATTGATTCTCATTAGTATCATCTCCTTCTTTACTAACGGCCTTGATCAAGGTGTTGACTTTGTGGGAGGAAGAAACTATACCGTGCGTTTTGACCACCCGGTCAATGCTAGTGATGCAGAAAGTAACCTTACTGCTGAATTTGGTAGTGCACAGGCAAAAACCTACGGGGATGCCAACCAGTTAAAAATCACGACCAAATATAAGATTGAAGACGAAGGTACAGAGATTGATAATGAGATTCAGCAAAAACTGTTTACAGCATTGAAATCCTATCTTCCTGCGAGCATCACTTACGACCAGTTTATTAAAGGTTCCAATGATGAAAAAATAGGTATTCTAGGGTATAACAAAGTGGGTCCTACTATTGCAAATGATATAAAAAGAGATTCCCTCTGGGCGGTTATAGGTTCGCTTATCGTTGTATTCTTATATATCCTGCTTCGTTTCCGCAGATGGCAATTTTCACTTGGTGCAGTTGTCGCTGTATTCCACGATGTAATTATAGTGCTTGGGATCTTCTCATTGACCTATAAGTTCCTTCCATTTAACATGGAAATTGACCAATCTTTTATCGCGGCGATCCTTACCGTAATTGGTTACTCGCTGAATGATACCGTGGTTGTGTTTGACCGTATCCGTGAATATCTTAATGAGCACGATGCAACCCGAAAAATGGGAACCATTATCAACCAGGCGATAAACAGTACCATTAGCCGTACGTTGAACACCTCGATGACAACCTTGATTGTGTTGCTTGCCATTTTTATCTTTGGTGGTGCAAGTATCATGGGCTTTATGTTCGCACTTATAGTAGGGGTTGTGGTAGGTACGTATTCTTCAATCTTTATTGCGACTCCGGTCATGTTTGATACCGTAGAAAAGAAAGCATTGAAGCACAAAATAGAAAGAGAAGAAGAGGAAGTGGCTCACTAA
- a CDS encoding adenosylcobalamin-dependent ribonucleoside-diphosphate reductase encodes MSIKVSPSNTPVFTQEEAFNAALAYFKGDDLAARVWVNKYALKDSDGNIYESTPDAMHKRIAKEIARIESRYPNPMGEDEVFDLIRDFKYIVPQGSPMAGIGNPYQVGSLSNCFVIGNNGNSDSYGGIMKIDQEQVQLMKRRGGVGHDLSHIRPKGSPVKNSALTSTGLVPFMERYSNSTREVAQDGRRGALMLSVSINHPDAEDFIDAKMEQGKVTGANVSVRIDDGFMQAVKNQAKYTQKYPIFSKNPVNQKEIDAEKLWKKIVHNAWKSAEPGILFWDTIINESVPDCYADLGYKTVSTNPCGEIPLCPYDSCRLLAINLFSYVENPFTDEATFNFELFKKHIGKAQRIMDDIIDLELEKVDAILAKIDADPEGDEVKNVERNLWLNIKQKAEEGRRTGIGITAEGDMLAALGIKYGSEKGTEFSVEIHKTIAVEAYRASVYAAKERGAFPIFDSEREKENPFIQRLKKADEKLYYDMLEYGRRNIALLTIAPTGTTSLMTQTTSGIEPVFLPVYKRRRKVNPNDKDARVDFVDETGDSWEEYVVFHHRFKEWMKINGYDTDKNYNQEELNVLIKKSPYFEATSNDVDWLNKVRMQGAVQKWVDHSISVTINLPNDVDEALVGNLYLEAWQAGCKGVTVYRDGSRSGVLISNEEKKEEKDSDLTAFPTKRPQILDADIVRFQNNKEKWIAFIGLIGGKPYEIFTGMADDEDGILLPRSVESGVIIKNRNEDGTSRYDFQYKNKRGYKTTIEGLSHKFDPEYWNYAKLISTTLRYGMPIEKAVELTNSLQLDSASINTWKNGVARALKRYVEDGTVAHKQKCENCGSTELIYQEGCLTCKDCGSSKCG; translated from the coding sequence ATGTCTATAAAAGTCTCTCCATCAAATACTCCTGTCTTTACACAGGAAGAAGCCTTTAATGCTGCCCTGGCTTATTTTAAGGGTGACGACCTTGCCGCACGGGTTTGGGTCAATAAATACGCCCTCAAAGATTCTGATGGAAACATTTATGAGAGCACGCCAGACGCCATGCACAAGCGTATCGCCAAAGAAATCGCACGCATAGAATCGCGTTATCCCAACCCCATGGGCGAAGACGAGGTTTTTGATCTTATACGCGACTTTAAATATATCGTGCCTCAGGGAAGTCCCATGGCGGGAATAGGCAACCCGTATCAGGTGGGTTCCCTTTCTAATTGTTTTGTAATAGGCAACAACGGCAATTCTGACTCTTACGGCGGTATCATGAAAATTGATCAGGAACAGGTGCAGCTCATGAAACGTCGTGGTGGCGTGGGGCACGATCTTTCTCATATACGCCCCAAGGGTTCCCCGGTAAAAAATTCGGCATTGACCTCAACCGGATTGGTACCTTTTATGGAGCGCTATTCTAATTCAACCCGGGAAGTCGCCCAGGACGGTCGCCGCGGTGCGTTGATGCTTTCGGTTTCCATCAACCATCCTGATGCAGAAGATTTTATTGATGCGAAGATGGAACAGGGAAAAGTTACCGGTGCCAATGTTTCTGTGCGTATTGACGACGGCTTTATGCAAGCGGTTAAAAATCAGGCGAAATACACTCAAAAATACCCGATTTTCAGTAAAAATCCGGTAAATCAGAAAGAAATTGACGCTGAAAAACTCTGGAAAAAAATCGTCCATAATGCATGGAAATCGGCAGAACCGGGCATTTTATTCTGGGATACCATTATTAATGAATCAGTGCCTGACTGTTATGCAGATCTGGGCTACAAAACGGTCTCCACAAATCCTTGTGGCGAGATTCCGCTTTGCCCCTACGATTCCTGTCGTTTGCTGGCTATTAATCTCTTTTCATACGTAGAAAATCCGTTTACGGATGAGGCGACTTTCAATTTTGAACTGTTCAAGAAACACATTGGCAAGGCGCAGCGCATCATGGATGATATTATTGATCTGGAACTTGAAAAAGTAGATGCCATTTTAGCTAAAATAGATGCAGATCCAGAAGGGGACGAAGTCAAAAATGTAGAGCGCAACCTATGGCTCAATATCAAGCAAAAAGCTGAAGAAGGCAGAAGAACCGGTATAGGCATTACTGCCGAAGGGGATATGCTGGCTGCCCTTGGTATCAAGTACGGAAGTGAAAAAGGAACCGAGTTTTCGGTGGAAATTCATAAAACCATCGCGGTGGAAGCCTATCGCGCTTCGGTTTACGCTGCAAAAGAACGTGGTGCCTTCCCTATTTTTGATTCCGAAAGGGAAAAAGAAAACCCTTTTATACAGCGTCTTAAAAAAGCAGATGAAAAACTGTATTATGACATGCTAGAATATGGACGTAGAAATATCGCCTTGCTTACTATCGCTCCTACAGGTACGACTAGTTTGATGACCCAGACCACCTCCGGTATCGAACCGGTTTTTCTACCGGTCTACAAACGCCGTAGAAAAGTAAATCCAAATGATAAGGATGCGCGGGTAGATTTTGTAGATGAAACGGGCGATTCCTGGGAAGAATATGTCGTTTTCCACCACCGTTTTAAAGAATGGATGAAAATCAACGGTTACGATACAGATAAAAATTACAACCAGGAAGAACTGAATGTTCTAATCAAGAAATCCCCTTATTTTGAAGCAACATCTAATGATGTGGACTGGCTCAATAAAGTTCGCATGCAGGGCGCGGTGCAAAAATGGGTAGATCACAGCATAAGTGTTACCATTAACTTGCCCAATGATGTCGACGAAGCTTTAGTGGGTAATTTATATCTGGAAGCATGGCAGGCTGGCTGTAAAGGCGTAACGGTTTACCGTGATGGTTCCCGTTCTGGCGTTTTAATTTCAAACGAGGAAAAGAAAGAAGAAAAAGATAGCGACCTAACGGCATTCCCCACAAAACGTCCACAAATCTTAGATGCTGATATTGTTCGTTTTCAAAACAATAAGGAAAAATGGATTGCTTTTATTGGGTTGATCGGCGGGAAACCTTACGAGATCTTTACCGGAATGGCAGATGATGAAGATGGAATCTTGTTGCCACGATCTGTAGAAAGCGGTGTTATCATCAAAAACCGGAATGAGGACGGAACTTCACGTTACGATTTTCAGTACAAAAACAAGCGGGGTTATAAAACAACCATTGAAGGGCTTTCCCATAAGTTTGACCCGGAATATTGGAATTATGCAAAACTGATTTCGACCACCTTGCGTTATGGTATGCCCATTGAAAAAGCGGTGGAATTGACAAACAGCCTCCAACTGGACAGCGCCTCTATCAATACCTGGAAAAATGGTGTTGCCCGCGCCTTAAAGCGCTATGTTGAAGATGGAACGGTAGCGCACAAACAAAAATGTGAAAATTGCGGTTCTACCGAATTGATTTATCAGGAGGGATGCCTTACCTGCAAAGATTGCGGCTCTTCTAAATGTGGATAA